In Lepisosteus oculatus isolate fLepOcu1 chromosome 15, fLepOcu1.hap2, whole genome shotgun sequence, one genomic interval encodes:
- the med4 gene encoding mediator of RNA polymerase II transcription subunit 4 — translation MAASDRSTKDRLLSVLDDLEVLSRELIEMLALSRNQKLPQPGEETQILELLVQRDTEFQELMRVAQEQGQVHLEMQLLEKEVEKRDSDIQQLQKQLKEAEHILATAVYQAKEKLKSIEKARKGSISSEEIIKYAHRISASNAVCAPLNWVPGDPRRPYPTDLEMRSGMLGHMSNLPTNGVNGHLPGDALAAGRLPDVLTPQYPWQSSDMSVGMLPPHHSNDFMLEPPGHNKENEDDVEVMSTDSSSSSSDSD, via the exons ATGGCGGCTTCCGATAGATCAACTAAAGATCGGTTATTGTCTGTTTTAGACGATTTGGAGGTGTTATCCAG GGAACTGATTGAGATGCTGGCGTTGTCGAGGAATCAGAAACTGCCCCAGCCTGGAGAAGAGACTCAG ATCCTGGAACTGCTGGTGCAGAGGGACACTGAGTTCCAGGAGCTGATGAGAGTGGCTCAGGAGCAAGGTCAGGTCCACCTGGAGATGCAGCTCCTGGAGAAAGAGGTGGAGAAGAGAGACAGCGATATCCAGCAGCTGCAGAAACAGCTGAAAGAAGCCGAGCACATACTG gCAACTGCTGTATACCAAGCAAAGGAGAAACTGAAGTCCATAGAAAAAGCAAGAAAAG GAAGCATCTCCTCCgaagaaattattaaatatgCTCACAGGATCAGTGCCAGCAATGCAGTATGTGCTCCCCTCAACTGGGTGCCAG GAGATCCCCGGAGACCCTACCCCACAGATCTGGAGATGAGGAGCGGCATGCTGGGGCACATGAGCAACCTGCCCACCAACGGGGTGAACGGGCACCTGCCGGGGGACGCCCTCGCAGCCGGAAGACTGCCTG ACGTGCTGACGCCCCAGTACCCCTGGCAGTCCAGTGACATGTCCGTCGGCATGCTGCCCCCCCACCACAGCAACGACTTCATGCTGGAGCCCCCCGGGCACAACAAGGAGAACGAGGACGATGTGGAGGTCATGTCCACCGactcctcctccagcagcagcgACTCGGACTAG